The sequence ATTTAATTTGTATGTTTAATAGTCAAATGATAGGCAGATGTATAATCTATCTTTGTAATTCAAATTAAGAACATGGACGATGGAATTTATATTTGGCTAGAactattttcttttgattataaACTGTAATTTGTAAACTATTAATAGTTTTCCAGTGTATGTTAGTTAGAATTCTATTTCATTCCGAATTAAGTATATTGAGTTATTAGAATTAAACAAGTTTAGGTAATCCTAATTGGAGCCGGCATCAGTCTGAAATAACAAGTTAATCGTGAACTTGCTGATAAACCTAGTTAAGGCATAAATTTGGACTAATTGTGTGAATTAGGTATTAATGTTTGGTTCAGGCAGCTCGTTTGTTTAAAAATGGGATTTGTTTGGTTTGAAAGGATAATTGTTTAAATAGGTTTAGTTCTGCCAGTTTTAGGCAGAAATAAAAAGGCCATTAATTTTATAGAATCCGTAGGCTTGACATATTTGAAGCGCGATTCAATGTAGAAAGGATAAGAACCTTAATCCAATAGGTTATCCAAGTTAACGAGTTAGCTTCAACAAACTCTGGTAAGCATCAGTAATTAAGGTGGGTTtagtttcaaatagttgaaaaACATTTAGTGCCAATGAATCAATTCGTCTAACCATGCGAGTTTAATCTAGCTATaggttaattagtttttttttgaaTATGTTATTTGTcgatgttgcattttatttgtaatttcaattttagtaatccTCTCTTTCAATAACATTTGTCTTAGTCTAGCAATTAATATGTCAcgtttttttagcatgtaattaactaggatcattttcttttattttagagaacaACCTAAATAGAAATGTGGTCGCTTTAAGAccgtttttttaaaaagaatgagATAAGTCTCGCcgagtaaaaatataaaaattgcgaggccctcggtaaatatttactttaaaaattgcttagacttcggaatGGACTGTTTAGCAAACTCTCATGGCCTTACCCAAAGTAATGATACGccagtcgctttaggcgcgcctttaataatttaattttcttaaaactcgggtgcacatttatgtgacctaaatccaaatctcaatagagtcgaaacatgtcgataaccacgggcacattgatgtgacgtggttcgagatatatttttacgatgttgcaattctctataaaaataataataacaataaagcggtttaaagttgaaATTGCGCTAtagttttgaacatgtattaaaatcagatattttagccattacaacagtttaagcgaccgtgttagaaccacgggattcggggatgcctaacaccttccctcgggtcaacagaatgccttacttagaatttctggttcgcagacttcatttggaaagtcgaatattttcctcgattcgggatcaaattggtgacttgggacaccctaaatcttccaagtggcgactctgaataaataaataaatcccgtttcgattgtcctttaagtggaaaaaaactccctaccGCGTCCCTTCGCGGTGGCGCGggcaaaaaaggaggtgtgacatcttcaatcttcagtgttcaacaatgttgatcaaatccaaacaatgttgaaacttgatcgaagttaccacctttgtcagcatatcagtaggattctccgtagtatgaatttttttcaccgtgactcctccttcttctatgatttcttgtacgaaatgataccgaacatcaatatgcttcgtccttgcatgataaacttggttcttcgctaattgaatagtactttgactatcacaaaaaattgtgatacctttttgttcaacaccaagctcctttagcaatccttgaagccaaattgcctcatTCAcaacctctgtaatagccatgtactctgcctctgttgcaGACAAAGCaattgttgactgcaaagtagacttccaactaactggtgcctttgcaaaagtaaacacataaccagtagttgatcttcgtttgtccagatcacccgcaaaatctgagtcacaatatccaactacagactgattgtcttcctgctcaaaaactaacccgacatctacagtattatgaatataccgtagaatccacttcacaacttgccaatgctccttccctggattgtgcatatatctgctaataactccaacaacttgtgaaatgtcaggccttgtgcaaaccattgcatacatcaagctaccaacagcatttgcgtatggtacctttgacatatactctcgttcagcttcatccattggcgacatagtagtacttagcttaaaataggaagcaagtggagtactaactggcttagtcttgtcatctatgccaaaacgttgaagtactctcttcaaatattccttttgagataaacatagtttctttgaacgtctatctctaattatctccatgccaagaattttctttgcctaacccaaatccttcatctcgaactccttcttcaattgaatcttcaacatatcaatttcttccgaattcttggaagctatcaacatatcatcaacatataggagaaggtatacaaaggaaccatctttaagcttgtgcaaatacacacaatgatcgtatttgcttctcttgtaccctgcggcaacataaactcgtcaaatcgcttgtaccattgtctagaagattgtttcaatccgtacaacgatttttcaagtttgcacaccatattttcttttccagcaactttgaatccttctggctgagtcatgtagatttcctcctccaagtttccatgtaaaaacacagtttttacatccatctgaactagttccaaatccaattgtgctaccaaagccaacataattctaatggaggaatgttttacaactggagaaaacacttcattgtaatcaattccctcattttgagcatatcctttggccgccaatcttgctttgtagcgaacatctacttggttaggaaatccttctttctttgcaaataaccatttgcacccaattgctttctttcccttcgagagattggccaatctccatgtatgattctgatgaagggactgtatttcatcattcatggcaatccttcacttatcttcttctgaactttggacagtgtctttataagtggtaggaacatcatcagctacaattgaggttgcacaagcaatcgtctctatgagacgaataggattcgttattgttctttttggcctgctggttgctaatgattcaagttgttgttgaggttcctgagttggaatctcctttactggctctccttccagagggtaatcttcatttgtttcctcctctgcttttTGTGTaggaaaataaattttccctcaaactccacctgcttagaaacaccttcattttgtttggtatcttctgttaccttatttaccatagcagattcatcaaaggtaacatccctgctgaatattactttctttgtcatagaacaccataagcgatattctttgactccagaagtaattcccataaaaatagccttctttgcccttggatccaattttgactctgtcacatgataatatgcagttgagccaaacacgtgcaaagagtcataatctacatcaggctttccataccatttttcaaatggtgtcttgccatcaatagcagaagatggtagacgattaatgaggtggcatgcatatataattgcctcagcccaaaattctttgcctaagccagcattggacaacatacaccgtaccttctccagcaaggtctgatttatacgttctgccactccattctatTATGGTGTATGTCTAatagtgaagtgtcggacgatgccatcattttcacagaccttattgaaatgatcatttttgtattcacctccattgtctgtgcgaatataCTTGATCCTCCTgtctgtttgattctccaccatcgtcttccatttgtgaaaaattcccagcacttcatctttgcttttcattgtatacacccacactcttcgggaaaaatcatcaacaaaagttataaaatagtgcttcccacccaattaaggtgttttggaaggaccccaaacatcagagtgtacataatctaAAATGCCTTGAGTATCATGGATccctgtaccaaatttaacccttgtctgtttccctttgacacaatgctcacaaaactccaagttgcaagcctttactccttttaacaatccttgatctgataaagtttttaaggattttcctccagcatgtcccaagcgcatgtgccatagcttggttgcttctgcctctttgtcgtcactggatgtcacggtcgctgtcccaataactgtactaccatgatagcggtacatattattattcttctgattagccttcattaccactagtgtaccagagcatactctcatctctccattttctgcaatgattttgaacccttttgattctagggctcctacagagatgagattcttcttcaaatccggtacaaatCGAACAtttgttaatgttctgatcattccatcatggttccttaatcgtattgaaccaatgccatatgaggtaagagggatgttatccgctgtgtggatgactccatattctccttcttgaaattccacaaaccagtccctgttgggacacatatgatagctacaagccgagtccatcaaccatatgtctgatgatgttgatgactctgttgtaactaatgagaagtctgaatcatcacaatcagctacatttgaatccataatggcctttccattgttatgtttggccttattcttcaacttcggacagtctttcttccagtgccctttttctcgacaaaaggcacattcatctttgctgggtctggatcttgacttggatcttttcttctttgtcctcgtttgattttgaggacgaccccttacaaatagtgcttctccttatccgcccttctatttttctcgctttctttgttcatagttgtacaaagccgaacaaacttctctgagagaaacttcgtcatttccatggattAGGGttgtttcaaggtgctcgtactcatcaagAAGTGactccaacaacatcaaggccaagtcaccatcatcataagttgtatccatattttgcaaatctgtgaccaacttattgaaactggtgatatgttcattcatcgtggtaccaggaacataggtgaagtgaaacagtctcttcttcatgtaaaatttattttgactatttttcttcaaaaatttatcctccagtactttccataatttacttgcagaagtttcctttgtgcatggatatttctgctctctaatAAGGagggatcgaatggtaccgcaagcaacacggttgataatcttccaatcttcttctccaataacatctgctctcttttcttcaatggcaagatctagcccttgttgaaaaaggacatctagaacctcgccttgccacatcccaaaatgccctgacccgtcaaaaatttctaccgcaaatttcgcatttgacacaattcttgtcataagcgaaaatgccaatgatgacgtattgttgacacttgatgtagattcttcttgtttattgtctcccatatttgacacacatattatttaatagttgacgacacaaatcaagattatttcctttctgatgtagaagatcagactaaactgcaaccacagagcatactcagacaaaaccttgactcagttaccaagataaatcttttctgatgtggaagatcagactatgctgcaaccacagagcatacttagacagtaccttggctctgataccaattgttgcggaagccaaatgtatatagtttgaataagtcacaactactataccaaaaattatgacagccaccaaataataaataagacaataaaacaacaataaagggaacaccagaatttacgaggttcggctaattttgcctactccttggacacaaccaatattttattccactccaaaaatacaagtgaaataatactaaagagagaagatacaaatgccttaaacagatgagaagacaaatgagaggtctatttaaatcctaaacattaggccttcttttataaaGGGAAAATCCCCCAAACTCAagagcccaccgatgtgggacaaagaATTTGTCAAACTTCAACACATAAGACATAATCCAAATTAATTGCGTACGAAGAAGTTGAGGGTAGCAAAAGGTATAGCCTTGTTCAACCCTCTATATAAACTAGAACATTTTCAGCTCTTTTATTCACAACAAGCTGCTCtctaaagaaataattaaaagagagaaaaaagaaagaattagAGAGCAAATTAAGATGGAAGTAATGCAGGTACTTCACATGAACAATGGAGAAGGAGAGACTAGCTATGCCAAAAACTCCAATATCCAGGTTTTATATCTTCATCAAATGATTAAAACAGTTGAAATGTATTTACTTTCCTGATATATACTTCCCTTAATTTAGTTCATATATCAATTATATTTTCCGGTGAAAAAGATTTTTCTTATATTATTATATTGGTTTCCTTGGGCGACACAATATTTGTTTGTCTAACTATATCTATCAAGGTGGCCACATGAAGATTTATCAAAGGTGTTTGTGGATCGAATCAATAGaactaataataaaataaagaggtatcaaagaaaatatttaaaaaaacttAAGAAAGTTAATTAAATATTATCTTAGGAAAGAAGACCTTTTTCTCAAGAGTGAAAGAAAAAGCTACCAACTTGGCCTACTTTCTAAGCTATATGGAGTAATATATTACTATCTTTTATCTCTAATCTCTAAAGTTGGATAATTGGCTTGAGAGGTGAATTTTTTTGCTTTTCCCCTGTGTCCGTTATTCATATTGGGACCCGATTACTCTACCTCAACCATTGTTGGTCCTGATTTGATTATTTAAGGAAGCTGATCCAGTTGAAAACTCTTCTTTTAAGCGGTTCTTAAAATCTAATCAAATTCTAGTACTCATCCCAAAAAATTTCATTTAAATATTAGACCAGTGTTATTGAAATTTGGTTTAATGAATTTGTAGAGGAAAATAATATCAGCAACAAATTCAAGGCTTAAAGAAGCAGTGATAAGCATCTTGTGCAAGAACAAAAAAATTCCAGAAAGCATTGGCATTGCTGATTTAGGTTGTTCCTCGGGGCCGAACACTTTGATGGTCGTCACAGAAGTTATAAATATCATGGACGCAACGTGTCGAAAATCGGGCAGCTCATTGCCGGAGTTGAGAATTTCTCTGAATGATCTTCCGGGGAATGATTTCAATGATCTATTTAGGTCTTTGCCAGAATTCTATCGCAAAGTAAAGGAAGAGAAAGGTTCAGAAAATTGCTATGTTGCTGGGGTGCCTGGTTCATTTTATGGAAGGCTTTTTCCACTAAAAAGCATGCACTTTTTTCACTCTTCCTCTAGTCTCCATTGGCTCTCTCAGGTCAGTACAGTGAATTTTCACGTACTCTATTTCAGTTTATGTGTATTATTATTCGAGTTGTTAAGTAGATTTTTCTTTAACtatgtttttcttaaatattttatatttattagaAAGTTTTAAGAAAGTTAGCTCTTTATTTAATTTGTTTATCTCGTCcgcctttctttcttttcttcattttacatggtacaaaagaagaaaaaaaattgatcTTGTACCCAAAGTGCGGTACACTTACACTCACACCAATCCAAACTCCCTATCATCATTAAAAAACTGTTACCCCATTTGTTTGATTTGTCGGTCCCTGTCAGACATACTGAACAACCTGGCAAAGGTTATTAGCTTACGTAACCAACTTCTCATACCAAGGCAAGATCCAACCTCATAAACTGGAATGGAAGGGTATCTCTTTTAAAATcacactgagtttgttgttgtagTACTGAAATTTACACTATATGTCACCAAAAAAGCAAAATTAACAAAAAGAAAGTAATAGAGATCTACTCTACCTACTAGTAGGTAGATGACCATTCTTGTCATGAGATGTTTAATATTTGTcctttttcaatgactttacggTATGAGTATTCTGTCATTAATTTATTATGTACCTTTTTTTGTCATAAGAATATAGTTCAATCGAATTCAATAACACATGTCAAGCTCATTTTTTCAAATGTAAAAATAATGAAACAGGTTCCACTTGGTTTGGGTACTGAAGCAAGGACAGCCCTAAACAAAGGGAAATTATACATATCAAATACAAGTCCAAGTGAAGTAATCACTAAATACATGTCACAGTTTCAAAATGACTTCTCCTTATTTCTTCAATCACGTTCGCCGGAGATGGTTCCCGGCGGGCGGATGTTGTTGTCGTTAATGGGGAGGAGCTCTATTgatcccacggcggaagacggtTGCTACTACCAATGGGAGCTCCTTGCCCATGCACTCTCTATTTTGGTCTCTAAGGTTACTTGCTTAAACTTATCTTTTCATCTTTTTGTATTTGGATGCTAatttataacaacaacaacatacccggtGAAATacttatttctgtttttttttttaaaaaagaagtcaAAATTCGATATGATCAGTTTTTTTCGATTTTTCCTAGAGTTAAAACCAGTGTCGCATATTTACTACTCATATTGTCCAGGATACACCTACAACTTTTAACTAAGATAGTACGTTGAAAGGtgtcttttaaataaataaaaaagcacAGTCGAGGCCGTTAGTTATTGGTAAATTCTGATTTTGGTTCTTATGACATATAATGAAGTAAACCTTATTAAAATGTGTTTTTATTCCATTTATGTTAAAGAAGTTGTATTTAGACTTTTTTAGAAATGTATTACCCTCAAATTTGGAGTTATTATAAAAATAGCCCTAACAAATGCTGTAACAATTATTAATTCATTAAATTTATGAAAAATCAAAATAGAGAGTTtgatatttcatattttaacTAATTGAAAATTAAATATGCTTACTTAGATATTATAAGGACTAGAATAAGAATTTGTCTATATTTGAGGGAGTAAAAGAGCAAATTTCCCAAAAATTACTCATTATAAGTCGTATATCCAATTTTATGGCACACatacttataattttatatttaggAGTCTATACTAGTACTATCGCCATTTTTGTATTGTTAGATTTGGGACCATATTTATTAATAACTATTTATTCATACCACCTTTTTGAGTGAAGCTTACCCTCACACAAAATTTCTCTTCCCTAAACATAGTAATTCATCTATGCAGGGGTTAGTAGAAGAGGAGAAAGTAGACTCCTTTAATGCACCATACTATGCACCATGCCCTGAGGAAGTGACAATCGCAGTAGAAAAAGAAGGTTCATTTGTGATTAATCGTCTCGAGGCTTTTGAGGTTGAGTGGGACGCCAGTATTTCTTTAAATTCTACACTATGCGATAGCGATGACAAAAATGGCCAATTGTGTATGAAATCAGCATCAAGTGGCCAGCAAGTTGCTAAAACAATTAGGGCTGTGGTTGAATCAATGGTGGGGTCTCATTTTGGAAATGAAATTATGGATGACTTGTTTAAAGTGTATagtgatcttgtggatgattacATTTACAAGAATAGAGCCGTTTACATCAATTTAGTTGTTTCTCTTACACGCAAAGGATAATGTTCTAGACATCTAGTAGCAAAACAAAATGATCAATATGTAAACTCCACATGTCAATAAGGGGTTggatcattttcttttttttctttctttcacaaATTTCAATTGAAACAAAATGTATCAAGTAGTACATTATTGTAACACAATAAAAATTCATCCTTGTTCGATATTTACACAAaactaataaatatttatatttgtaagcacgtaatttttgacccctCATGTTTCCAAGACACTCCAGTATTTTATACATATCTACTTGAGTTTATATTAATTTTTCTAGgattttaatatatatagtattttattttgttgtttaatatttttaaaaataaaaaaatataaaaatagtttcacttttgATAACTAATTTTATTAGTAGTTTATCCTAGTTAATTAAGAgtgattttgtatttttataaatgaactttatattatattagaagggaaaaattagtatttttgggcTAATTAATGTTCAGATTTTATGATGAATCGCCCCAAAGAGAGgcccaatttcggaatttttagcCCAACACTATTTAATCCATCAGCAATTACCCAATCACATTTAATCCAACACCTTTGACCCGACGCCTAGCACCTAACCCGCGACCCGCCCCATTTTCAATTGCAAAATCTTGGCATCCATCCACTTAGATCCAACGTCCCCTGTTATTTGCCCATACCAAATATAATAATCCtcattataattttttaaaacgcAACCTTAAAAATTCCTAAGAGCAGCTGCAGCCCACCCCTTCCTCTCTTACCCTTTGCCGCCGCCTCCGATTTCTCACCGTGAACACTAGTAGAACGAAAGACCTCCCAAAGGCGTTCTGAAAGGAAAGTGAGATAAGGAGTTTTAAGAAAAATCCAAGAAGAACTCTAGGTCTTATTTTTTCCCTTCTGGAATTCCAAGGCAAAATACCAAAACAGAAAAGATTTTGATTCTTGTTCTAGTTTTCTTCCTGAAGATACAAAAAGTAATAAAAAGATTTTTCTAATTTTGATTTAGTTTCTTATTTGgatccaaaagaaaaattaccaaaatataCTGGTTTCTTACTGCCATTGATTTCGAAAAAGAAGCTAAGAATCATTCAAATAGAGTTGAGTTGAAATGTTTCGGGTCTGTTCAGATTTTCTGATATGAGCGTTGAGCTCAGATTTGTTTGCGGCTTCGTCAAGGTTGTCGTGTCCCAGGTTTCTGGTCCTAAACATTTTCTGATTCAAAGAGCTTTCGCTTCTGAGGTGATCGAGTATTCCGATCTAAGCGGAGAGGGTCGGTTTATCGTCGGCGTGAGGTTTTGTTCGAGGCTTTGTCGTGTTCGTGTCCCCGTTGGTATCTTTGGTCGCTGCTCAATTTTTTCGGCCGGATTCTCGTTGCTTTTCAACTAAACAGAACTGTAAACTCAGAGTTCTATTAATCGGAAAGAAATCCGCTCACTAAGGTCCATTTCTTATATCTGTTTTATTTCATCTCATTATATTAGTTGATGAATTGTGTTAATTGTTTGTGGTTCTTATATCCTTTGTTTAGTTAATTTAGTTTGCTTGATCAGTTCATTACCTTGAGTTCATGATAAACTTGGAAGAATACTTTAACTCATTAGGTGGACAACTGAAACGAAAAATAGATATTATTCATTGTTGAATTCAATGGGTCGTTGGGGTAATAATTTTGAATTAACTGAAATAAACCAAATTAATTGAAAGACAAAGAATAATAAATGGTCTTGTGTTGTTGTTTCACTGCctttaaattcattttatttccttaagtATCGCTAGTAGCATATTTAAGTCGAT is a genomic window of Nicotiana tabacum cultivar K326 chromosome 16, ASM71507v2, whole genome shotgun sequence containing:
- the LOC107813811 gene encoding putative jasmonic acid carboxyl methyltransferase 2; this encodes MEVMQVLHMNNGEGETSYAKNSNIQRKIISATNSRLKEAVISILCKNKKIPESIGIADLGCSSGPNTLMVVTEVINIMDATCRKSGSSLPELRISLNDLPGNDFNDLFRSLPEFYRKVKEEKGSENCYVAGVPGSFYGRLFPLKSMHFFHSSSSLHWLSQVPLGLGTEARTALNKGKLYISNTSPSEVITKYMSQFQNDFSLFLQSRSPEMVPGGRMLLSLMGRSSIDPTAEDGCYYQWELLAHALSILVSKGLVEEEKVDSFNAPYYAPCPEEVTIAVEKEGSFVINRLEAFEVEWDASISLNSTLCDSDDKNGQLCMKSASSGQQVAKTIRAVVESMVGSHFGNEIMDDLFKVYSDLVDDYIYKNRAVYINLVVSLTRKG